The genomic interval CCTGGGCCAGAGGGGGCGCCAGCGCccgctcctgctgctccggcGTAACCACCCTGTCCGGCGGCCACAGCGGCATTCTGATAGGCGGCCGCATTCGCGTAGGTGGCATTGGTTACCGCCGGGTACGAGACCTGGCCCGTATTGTACTGGGTGCCGCCGTAGTTAAACCCGGCGTAGTTGTTGTTGGCCATTGTCGGTGTGCTGCAATTACGAAAATCGAATTTGTTTGACAATCTGTCTGCGGTTTACTAGTTTACCattggcatttgcatttgcattttggaTCTGCCCCCATCCCCACCAAGTGCTCTACTTACATTAGCTGTCCTATCCGACTGACTGTCAATATTTATGGGACTTCGAATGCGGATTTATTCGGGAATTTATATGTGCTTTCCGCGTAATAGCCTGTTTATAGCTGTAAAACAAAGTGGTCTTAGTCACGTCATGTTGAAAAAGGAGCTCCCCCACCACTTTCCCATCAGCTTTTCATCTGCTTTTCTCTATCGATTTTTACCCTGCTGCTTTGGACGCACTTTTCGCGTGTCTGGCCCACATGCGAGTGAGCACACGTGGCGATCTCTTTTCCAACGTCACTTTATCCCTAGTTGCGCATGGCTAAATAACAGTTAATACAAATGGCAATTACCTGAAATCggttaaataaaatttttcttCTGTCTATATGGGCCGGTACTAGTGTGACCGCAGCGTATTCGGATAATCATACTATGTTGAGCCCGACTTGAAACAAATACCACTTTTTATCTTTCGAAGTTTTTGGGAAATATACCATTACACTATTacactattattattatttaatgtaattttttaaatattacaattggTATGGTCTTTTTTATTAAGACCGCTATTTGTAGATTTTGTATTgaattgaattcttttgcccGTTGTTGTGCTGAAGTTAAGCATTTCTCAGATACcgaaaactaacaaaaaataCCGTCACGTTGGTGATGGGACGTTACAAAATACTACTCCATCATTTGAATATATATGATATTAAGTATATGAGCAAACAGtggcaaaatataaaaaataataatactttTAACCGTATTCTTCAAAATTACATTAAAGAAAGAACTGGAATCGATTTCATGTTGCTTACAGGCCGTGGCAATTACCTAACATTTAGCTTTAAGCAGTACTCTAATAATAGTTTCAAAGGTTCTAAAATGTATCGTATTCGAATGCATTAAAATGAATTCATTTTAGGGATCAATTTTGGTTTATTACCCATATAAAAACGAATGACCATAGAATTAATTTGGTATGCGGTATTAATCTGATGGCATCAAAATGCCAGCAAAcgtttttggttttgaaaATGTGCGCAACAGGACTATGAAAATCGACAACATGTTATCCAAGTCACTACTTCTTTTCTagtattttattttggtatCGCGTTTCACACGATGATATTCTCACCAACGGTCACACTGCACAACTCGTCCGTACCTCGGCGGTCCGTAAACAATATTTACTCGGTTTTCGGCTAAATCGCCAGAGAAACGCAACGGGAAATCGTTTAAAATGCGCCCCAGTGCACCGAGTTTGAACGCAAAATGAATTGAAGTGAGTGCATCTGCCGCAGGGCCTAGAAAATTTCCCCCGACATTGCAGGCTGTACAAAACTGATACtgaaacacacgcacacagtcACACAGACACGGACTTGGGTTTATGCCACCACCCGCTGGCCACTAAAGTAGAAATTACTAATACTACGGCTGGCACGATGCTCCATATTGCCACTCGAGCCATGTACAAGTTGCATTCGATTTCTTTtcgttttaaatatttgtatgcGGCTTTTcgaaaaatatgaatttttcCTAATAAAAAACATCAACTTTTAAGTGCTCCACTTTCGAGTTGaactttttttaaatttagtgCATTCACGAATATTGCACACTCGCCACCCGCATAAACGCGCGGCATTGCCAGATCGGTGGTTACGTGTTTTTCGCACGCTATCTGGCAACGTCCACCACCCTCGATTTTCGCTTTACACGCGCATTCGTGAAAATGGCGGCGTTCTGGCACCGTCGCTGCCAAATTTTTTGTACatcaaaataatcaaaataaagcATTCTTCCAGTGCTCAACAATCAGTCCGTGCGAGcacgcgcgtgtgtgtgtgtgcgcagGAAAACCCGCCGATCGGGAAAAGTGTAGAAAGGCTTAGCGAAGCAAACAAAAGGCAGCGAATTAGCGAGATAACACACACGCGACAACGACTGCAACGGATGCGCCAGGAGAAAGGCCGACGACATTGACGGCAAAGGCGAGTGCGAGTGAGCCAGCGCAGCACCAAGTCAGCGGAGCACCCGCTTTTTTGGCCAAGGTGAATGCGATTACCTGTGCGCGGCATCCAGGTGTACGCAGCATCTGGTTTCTGGCGCACGGCTGCCAGGTAGCCGGCGGTCAGGTAGCACCTCCACCGCCTACCTGTTTCTCCACCGTCTCGAGCCGAATCTTGTATAAATACTAAAAGCGCCTCCCCTTGCATTGCAGTTCGCTTCTGGAGCGCACAGCATGCAACAACTCCGCCAACACCAACACAGGATGTGCGCAACTAGTTGATCGGAACAGGATCGCTCGCCCACACCAACACACAGAAGTCAGTGGAATAGGAGGAACACACTCGCCAATAACATAAACACCACACAGCACGATGAACACCAGCCAGACAGCTGCCGGCAATCGCATCACCTTCACCAGCCAGCCGCTGCCCAATGGCACCATCAGCATTGCCGGCAATCCCGGCGCGGTCATCTCCACGGCCCAGCTGCCgaacaccaccaccatcaaGACGATCCAGGCGGGGATCGGTGGTCAGCATCAGGGACTTCAACAGGTGCATCATgtccaacagcagcagcagtcgcaacagcaacaacaacaacagcagcagcagacgcaATCCGTAGGTGCCACCCAAACACAAACCCTAGTTATTAAATCCAACCACCATGCTGTCACCCTGCCGGCGGGTCTAGTCTCAAGTGCACCAGCAGGAATCGTAACCATGACCAAGACCATCAATCAGGTATCCATATTAAAGCTAAACCCACTCTTCGGGCGTTAGGCGATCGCAACTCGGGCGTATCACTTCGTCCAAATCTGATCCCCAATCAAAAAATCCCCTCAATTCCTCGCTCGAATCGGATAGTAGTGGCCGCACACACTTTGGTTGTATACTTTTATTATGCTTTCATCTGTCTAACTCGCTGCCCGAAATTCCCTTATCCTTATCCAAATGGGTTTAGTCCCAGGCTTGATAACGTATTTTCCGCTTAAAAAAGTCCTTAATTCCAGGCATATGGAGAGTTCCTATGAACATTAATGTGAAATCTGAAACTTATGTCTGAGTTTGTTTTActcatttttatattatttttaaaattaatttcttctttttttacGAATGTCATATCAATACACCTCATTGGAACTTAAAGCAGTTTAACCACCATAAAATACATATCTTTAATTTGAAATACTTTATCCCAATGCTGAAAACTTTCCCAAAGATCGAATCCCTAACAACTGTTCAAAGACACTCAACAGAAACCTTATTTTACACCAATATCCAAACCATTACATTTGTAGAACTATTGCTTTCAATTCTCGCTTTAAATAGATAAAAAATATAGTAGATCACACGCCTTCAAATTTGGTTAGCACAGAGAGAATCAAATCTGCACTAATTGGGGTCCTTTGCCGAGCGATTAAGTCAACTGCTGCATGATGTAGGCTAATTTAGAATCCCGCAAAACCTTTCAATGCATCCTCTGGTCCAAATAGACTTTGAAAATGTGATGAGATGAATTGATAGACTAATGATAATGTTGCGTATTTGCCAGGCCGGTCAACCGCTGCTCAACTCAATGCTGCCGGCAGGCGTGGTGGTGGGCATGCGCCACCAGGCGCCgtcacagcagcagcagaagaatGTGCCCACCAACCCGCTCAGTCGTGTGGTGATCAACTCCCACATGGCGGGCGTGAGACCGCAGAGTCCATCGGTGAGTATGAAGGATAATGTTGCTATTACTACGGTTGTTGTGGTGGGTTCTTCCCTACTAACTCACAAAGCTCCCTAACCCAGCCACGCTCCTCACAAACACGCATGTGCACAGCCCACCATTCACGCACACCATACACCATACACACCATGCTCCAGCAGATGAAAACCGAGTCTCTCTGTCTTCTCTCTTTACTTTTAGATAACTTTAAGCACACTTAATACGGGTCAGACCCCGGCATTGCTGGTCAAGACGGATAACGGATTCCAGCTGTTGCGCGTGGGCACGACGACGGGTCCGCCGACGGTGACACAGACTATAACCAACACCAGCAATAACAGCAACACGACAAGCACCACAAACCATCCCACAACCACACAGATTCGTCTGCAAACTGTGCCGGCTGCAGCTGTAAGTAgataccaacaacaacaacaacatcagcagcaatcgcaacagcagcaacaatcgcaacagcagcaacaagcaACCAGCACAACCGCCAGCACTAGTATTGCACTGCGCAAAACGATTGTCCGTACATCATCCACAGTCCCATCcagcaataataacaataatagtatcaatgccaccaccaccaccaacaccaccaccactaccaacaacaacaacaaacccGCTACtaaccagcaacagcagcagcagaagctccaacagcagcaacatctgaaggcccagcagcaacagaagcagcaacaggcatccgctgccgctgctgctgcagcagctgccgccAATGTGGCAGCCACCATAAAGATCAAGCAAAACGTAAACAGAAGCTAGCAGGATATACTCCTATTCGAACATATTTTTTGCTCTTCTCTCCTCTGTTCTCCTTTGTCTGTTATGCACTTGGATTTGATCTTCTTATTtatataacttatatataaCTACGCCTACGCTTCAGTTCCGTTTTGGTTCGTCACAATCGAACACTTCATTTTGATTTATCCAAAATACTTTCATATATGATagcatatataatatatatatatatttatatatgtgtaAATGTACTGCATGCTGCGTTGTGTAACTGTCTGTGTATTTTCAATACTCCTTATTTCGATTCGATTTAGTTAAATGCGCTGTACAAGAGTTGCTGTTCCAGGCCAAACATCATGCAATAGGCCTGGCTATCGGGCTGCACCGGGAGTACCAATGATGTGTGCTGGGCTGTTGTCTAATTCCCGAAAACTTCTTCCTTGATTAATATTTTCTAACCCAAATCCTTATGGCAATGCTTAGTAAGATCTCAGGAAATTATCATTCGTGTAATAACAAAAACTACACAACGCGATTATTTTTTCTAGAGTATTCAATataatcaattaattttatttttcaaagagCTTTTCATTTATCAAACGTTGAGTATTTAGGTAAATGTTAATAATCCACTGGATTTTCACAAATAAATATCTTTGTGCTTCGAACAAAATTAACCTTGCTCCATGGGGCATTTTACTGTATTGTAACCAGTTCACCTCATTATCCATGCCCCAGCCATAGCCCTGCCCCCTGCACACATACTTGGAGACCAGGACCTTAAACTCCATcctgaaaaaaaagaaccatCATCATCTTTATTCCgctatgaaatatttttaataattattctAACGCTTTTTGGTCTTAATTTTGCACTTCTATATATGATTTTTCATTTATCCTAACAAGCTGATAactatttttccatttttctgcCGCAGTCTATGACCAACACgaccgccaccagcaacattATTGTCAATTCGGTGGCCAGCAGTGGATACGCAAACTCATCGCAGCCGCCCCACCTGACGCAACTTAATGCGCAGGCGCCACAACTTCCGCAGATTACGCAGATTCAAACCATACCGGCCCAGCAgtctcagcagcagcaggtgaaCAATGTTAGCTCCGCGGGAGGAACGGCAACGGCGGTCAGCAGTACGACGGCAGCGACGACGACGCAGCAGGGCAATACCAAAGAAAAGTGTCGCAAGTTTCTAGCCAATTTAATCGAATTGTCGACACGGGAACCGAAGCCGGTGGAGAAGAACGTGCGCACCCTCATCCAGGAGCTGGTTAATGCGAATGTCGAGCCGGAGGAGTTTTGTGACCGCCTGGAGCGCTTGCTCAACGCCAGCCCGCAGCCGTGTTTGATTGGATTCCTCAAGAAGAGTTTGCCTCTGCTACGACAAGCGCTCTACACAAAGGAGCTGGTCATCGAAGGCATTAAACCTCCGCCGCAGCACGTTCTTGGCCTGGCCGGACTCTCTCAACAGTTGCCTGTAAGTCGACCAAGCCATTCAACTATCTGTAAATGGGTTAAATTATTGTTCCATTTGTTTTAGAAAATCCAAGCGCAAATCCGTCCGATCGGTCCTAGCCAGACAACGACCATTGGACAGACGCAGGTGCGTATGATAACGCCGAATGCCTTGGGCACGCCACGACCCACCATTGGCCACACCACGATATCGAAGCAGCCGCCGAATATTCGGTTGCCTACGGCCCCGCGTCTCGTCAACACTGGAGGAATTCGCACCCAGATACCCTCGTTGCAGGTGCCTGGTCAGGCGGTAAGTTGGCATTTAGCTTCTTATcatttatttcttttatatattatatttttattttatgaaaaCTTTGATGtatcattataaaataaacatattatTTACATATTAATTTGCAGAACATTGTGCAAATACGTGGACCGCAGCATGCTCAGCTGCAGCGTACGGGATCGGTCCAGATCCGGGCCACCACTCGTCCGCCAAACAGTGTGCCCACCGCGAACAAACTCACTGCCGTCAAGGTGGGACAGACGCAAATCAAAGCGATTACGCCCAGCCTGCATCCACCCTCGCTGGCGGCCATCTCGGGTGGACCACCGCCTACGCCCACGCTGTCTGTTTTGTCTACATTGAACTCCGCCTCGACCACAACGCTGCCCATACCATCGCTACCCACAGTCCACCTTCCTCCCGAAGCTCTTCGAGCCCGTGAGCAGATGCAAAATTCGCTGAACCACAACAGCAATCACTTCGAAGCGAAACTGGTGGAGATCAAGGCGCCGTCGCTGCATCCGCCGCACATGGAGCGGATCAACGCATCTCTCACACCGATTGGAGCCAAGACGATGGCAAGGCCGCCGCCTGCGATCAACAAGGCGATAGGGAAAAAGAAACGCGACGCCATGGAAATGGACGCCAAATTGAACACATCGAGCGGAGCAGCGGGGTCCGCTGCGAACTCGTTTTTCCAGCAGAGCTCCATGTCCTCGATGTACGGTGACGATGATATCAACGATGTTGCCGCCATGGGAGGTGTCAACTTGGCGGAGGAATCGCAGCGAATTCTCGGCTGCACGGAAAACATCGGCACGCAGATTCGATCCTGCAAGGATGAGGTATTTCTCAATCTGCCCTCGCTGCAAGCCAGAATACGGGCAATTACTTCGGAGGCGGGACTGGATGAGCCGTCGCAGGATGTGGCCGTTCTGATATCGCACGCCTGTCAGGAGCGGCTGAAAAACATCGTTGAGAAGTTGGCTGTGATAGCGGAGCACCGCATTGATGTCATCAAGGTTTGTTGGAAATTGTGTTATGttcaaatgaaaatattgATTTCTTATTTCTTACAGTTGGATCCACGCTACGAGCCCGCCAAGGATGTGCGCGGTCAGATCAAGTTTCTCGAGGAGCTGGACAAGGCCGAGCAGAAGCGACACGAGGAACTGGAACGTGAGATGCTGCTGAGGGCAGCAAAGTCACGATCGAGGGTGGAAGATCCCGAGCAGGCCAAGATGAAGGCGAGGGTGTGTTCGCAATCGCCTTTCCCTGTAGCTGTTTACTTAAGTCCTTCTCTTGTTGTTTAGGCCAAGGAGATGCAACGCGCCGAAATGGAGGAGTTGCGTCAACGAGATGCCAATCTGACGGCGCTGCAGGCGATTGGACCTCGGAAAAAGCTGAAACTGGACGGCGAAACAGTCAGTTCGGGAGCGGTATGTATGGTGCACTTATACCTAAAGACAGTGTCTAAAATTTAGGCTAGTTGACTGCCAGAACGGTTATTAATTAAGCTGTGTTTATCCAAAAAGGGTTCAAGTGGCGGCGGAGTGCTAAGCAGCTCGGGATCTGCGCCGACGACGTTACGGCCTCGCATAAAACGTGTGAACCTGCGCGACATGCTCTTCTACATGGAGCAAGAGCGGGAGTTCTGTCGCAGTTCCATGCTGTTCAAGACATACCTCAAGTGATCGCTGCTGTTGCCCATCAATCGCACCGTCTTCTCCTCGCCGATCCTCCTACTCCGTGGACTGTCGTGTTGTTTTATACAGCTCTACGATTTCATCCACTTGCAATATATTTTAGCCTCAACTTTAAATGCGTCGCGTGTCCCCTGTTGTTGTTTCTTTTTAGTTAGGCGGctctatttaatttatatttttacatttatttacataaatcCTAAATTCTAATCGTATTTGATTTTAAGCCTAATTTAAAGCTCgtttatttttccaataaattCTCTGTAAAACTTAAACCAAACCaatccaaaaacaaaacaaaaccagaGTAACGTAAAGTAAACGAAGAGAATAAAATAATAGAGAGGAAAGTAAAAGAAGGTAAAAGAGAACGCGCAGTCAGCGGGCGTTTGaattgtaatttgtaacataatAATGTTTGCATCAACTGCATTGACGGCCTTATCTAAACgatataaacataattattaatatttaattatttagctTAGTTTGTTAAACGAAAACGAACCATAATTCCTAGATATTAAGCTAAAACGCAAGCGCGAGCGAAGAGAAATCGAAACCGAATTACAGATAAAGGTTTTTAAAACCAACTAGATCGAAACAAgttcagcaacagcaaaacaaaagaatacatcaaaaaaagaaatgaaaactaTCCATTTAAACATCCATTGAATTATGTTTAGTTGTTTAAAAAAGATGTAATTTTTAATTACCTATAATGTATAAACGGAAATCAATCGTTAGGCAAGACCACAACAAACCCAACAAATTGTAAATACATGCTAGGCTACGGTTTTTCTAATAGATAACTAGGTAAAAACGCAAACGTAATTAACAAATTATCGATGGCAAGGAGCGGTGCGAGCGCAGAGAACTTGGCACACCggaataaaatatgtttttattagtGGCGCTCGTTCATCCATCAAGAATCGCGGTTCATTAGGCTTCATAGATCCGTAAATCCCCTATCCAATCTGGACTACACACAAAAT from Drosophila mauritiana strain mau12 chromosome 3L, ASM438214v1, whole genome shotgun sequence carries:
- the LOC117140297 gene encoding transcription initiation factor TFIID subunit 4 isoform X1, with product MNTSQTAAGNRITFTSQPLPNGTISIAGNPGAVISTAQLPNTTTIKTIQAGIGGQHQGLQQVHHVQQQQQSQQQQQQQQQQTQSVGATQTQTLVIKSNHHAVTLPAGLVSSAPAGIVTMTKTINQAGQPLLNSMLPAGVVVGMRHQAPSQQQQKNVPTNPLSRVVINSHMAGVRPQSPSITLSTLNTGQTPALLVKTDNGFQLLRVGTTTGPPTVTQTITNTSNNSNTTSTTNHPTTTQIRLQTVPAAAVSRYQQQQQHQQQSQQQQQSQQQQQATSTTASTSIALRKTIVRTSSTVPSSNNNNNSINATTTTNTTTTTNNNNKPATNQQQQQQKLQQQQHLKAQQQQKQQQASAAAAAAAAAANVAATIKIKQNSMTNTTATSNIIVNSVASSGYANSSQPPHLTQLNAQAPQLPQITQIQTIPAQQSQQQQVNNVSSAGGTATAVSSTTAATTTQQGNTKEKCRKFLANLIELSTREPKPVEKNVRTLIQELVNANVEPEEFCDRLERLLNASPQPCLIGFLKKSLPLLRQALYTKELVIEGIKPPPQHVLGLAGLSQQLPKIQAQIRPIGPSQTTTIGQTQVRMITPNALGTPRPTIGHTTISKQPPNIRLPTAPRLVNTGGIRTQIPSLQVPGQANIVQIRGPQHAQLQRTGSVQIRATTRPPNSVPTANKLTAVKVGQTQIKAITPSLHPPSLAAISGGPPPTPTLSVLSTLNSASTTTLPIPSLPTVHLPPEALRAREQMQNSLNHNSNHFEAKLVEIKAPSLHPPHMERINASLTPIGAKTMARPPPAINKAIGKKKRDAMEMDAKLNTSSGAAGSAANSFFQQSSMSSMYGDDDINDVAAMGGVNLAEESQRILGCTENIGTQIRSCKDEVFLNLPSLQARIRAITSEAGLDEPSQDVAVLISHACQERLKNIVEKLAVIAEHRIDVIKLDPRYEPAKDVRGQIKFLEELDKAEQKRHEELEREMLLRAAKSRSRVEDPEQAKMKARAKEMQRAEMEELRQRDANLTALQAIGPRKKLKLDGETVSSGAGSSGGGVLSSSGSAPTTLRPRIKRVNLRDMLFYMEQEREFCRSSMLFKTYLK
- the LOC117140297 gene encoding transcription initiation factor TFIID subunit 4 isoform X5 gives rise to the protein MNTSQTAAGNRITFTSQPLPNGTISIAGNPGAVISTAQLPNTTTIKTIQAGIGGQHQGLQQVHHVQQQQQSQQQQQQQQQQTQSVGATQTQTLVIKSNHHAVTLPAGLVSSAPAGIVTMTKTINQAGQPLLNSMLPAGVVVGMRHQAPSQQQQKNVPTNPLSRVVINSHMAGVRPQSPSSMTNTTATSNIIVNSVASSGYANSSQPPHLTQLNAQAPQLPQITQIQTIPAQQSQQQQVNNVSSAGGTATAVSSTTAATTTQQGNTKEKCRKFLANLIELSTREPKPVEKNVRTLIQELVNANVEPEEFCDRLERLLNASPQPCLIGFLKKSLPLLRQALYTKELVIEGIKPPPQHVLGLAGLSQQLPKIQAQIRPIGPSQTTTIGQTQVRMITPNALGTPRPTIGHTTISKQPPNIRLPTAPRLVNTGGIRTQIPSLQVPGQANIVQIRGPQHAQLQRTGSVQIRATTRPPNSVPTANKLTAVKVGQTQIKAITPSLHPPSLAAISGGPPPTPTLSVLSTLNSASTTTLPIPSLPTVHLPPEALRAREQMQNSLNHNSNHFEAKLVEIKAPSLHPPHMERINASLTPIGAKTMARPPPAINKAIGKKKRDAMEMDAKLNTSSGAAGSAANSFFQQSSMSSMYGDDDINDVAAMGGVNLAEESQRILGCTENIGTQIRSCKDEVFLNLPSLQARIRAITSEAGLDEPSQDVAVLISHACQERLKNIVEKLAVIAEHRIDVIKLDPRYEPAKDVRGQIKFLEELDKAEQKRHEELEREMLLRAAKSRSRVEDPEQAKMKARAKEMQRAEMEELRQRDANLTALQAIGPRKKLKLDGETVSSGAGSSGGGVLSSSGSAPTTLRPRIKRVNLRDMLFYMEQEREFCRSSMLFKTYLK
- the LOC117140297 gene encoding transcription initiation factor TFIID subunit 4 isoform X3, with protein sequence MNTSQTAAGNRITFTSQPLPNGTISIAGNPGAVISTAQLPNTTTIKTIQAGIGGQHQGLQQVHHVQQQQQSQQQQQQQQQQTQSVGATQTQTLVIKSNHHAVTLPAGLVSSAPAGIVTMTKTINQAGQPLLNSMLPAGVVVGMRHQAPSQQQQKNVPTNPLSRVVINSHMAGVRPQSPSITLSTLNTGQTPALLVKTDNGFQLLRVGTTTGPPTVTQTITNTSNNSNTTSTTNHPTTTQIRLQTVPAAASMTNTTATSNIIVNSVASSGYANSSQPPHLTQLNAQAPQLPQITQIQTIPAQQSQQQQVNNVSSAGGTATAVSSTTAATTTQQGNTKEKCRKFLANLIELSTREPKPVEKNVRTLIQELVNANVEPEEFCDRLERLLNASPQPCLIGFLKKSLPLLRQALYTKELVIEGIKPPPQHVLGLAGLSQQLPKIQAQIRPIGPSQTTTIGQTQVRMITPNALGTPRPTIGHTTISKQPPNIRLPTAPRLVNTGGIRTQIPSLQVPGQANIVQIRGPQHAQLQRTGSVQIRATTRPPNSVPTANKLTAVKVGQTQIKAITPSLHPPSLAAISGGPPPTPTLSVLSTLNSASTTTLPIPSLPTVHLPPEALRAREQMQNSLNHNSNHFEAKLVEIKAPSLHPPHMERINASLTPIGAKTMARPPPAINKAIGKKKRDAMEMDAKLNTSSGAAGSAANSFFQQSSMSSMYGDDDINDVAAMGGVNLAEESQRILGCTENIGTQIRSCKDEVFLNLPSLQARIRAITSEAGLDEPSQDVAVLISHACQERLKNIVEKLAVIAEHRIDVIKLDPRYEPAKDVRGQIKFLEELDKAEQKRHEELEREMLLRAAKSRSRVEDPEQAKMKARAKEMQRAEMEELRQRDANLTALQAIGPRKKLKLDGETVSSGAGSSGGGVLSSSGSAPTTLRPRIKRVNLRDMLFYMEQEREFCRSSMLFKTYLK
- the LOC117140297 gene encoding transcription initiation factor TFIID subunit 4 isoform X2 yields the protein MNTSQTAAGNRITFTSQPLPNGTISIAGNPGAVISTAQLPNTTTIKTIQAGIGGQHQGLQQVHHVQQQQQSQQQQQQQQQQTQSAGQPLLNSMLPAGVVVGMRHQAPSQQQQKNVPTNPLSRVVINSHMAGVRPQSPSITLSTLNTGQTPALLVKTDNGFQLLRVGTTTGPPTVTQTITNTSNNSNTTSTTNHPTTTQIRLQTVPAAAVSRYQQQQQHQQQSQQQQQSQQQQQATSTTASTSIALRKTIVRTSSTVPSSNNNNNSINATTTTNTTTTTNNNNKPATNQQQQQQKLQQQQHLKAQQQQKQQQASAAAAAAAAAANVAATIKIKQNSMTNTTATSNIIVNSVASSGYANSSQPPHLTQLNAQAPQLPQITQIQTIPAQQSQQQQVNNVSSAGGTATAVSSTTAATTTQQGNTKEKCRKFLANLIELSTREPKPVEKNVRTLIQELVNANVEPEEFCDRLERLLNASPQPCLIGFLKKSLPLLRQALYTKELVIEGIKPPPQHVLGLAGLSQQLPKIQAQIRPIGPSQTTTIGQTQVRMITPNALGTPRPTIGHTTISKQPPNIRLPTAPRLVNTGGIRTQIPSLQVPGQANIVQIRGPQHAQLQRTGSVQIRATTRPPNSVPTANKLTAVKVGQTQIKAITPSLHPPSLAAISGGPPPTPTLSVLSTLNSASTTTLPIPSLPTVHLPPEALRAREQMQNSLNHNSNHFEAKLVEIKAPSLHPPHMERINASLTPIGAKTMARPPPAINKAIGKKKRDAMEMDAKLNTSSGAAGSAANSFFQQSSMSSMYGDDDINDVAAMGGVNLAEESQRILGCTENIGTQIRSCKDEVFLNLPSLQARIRAITSEAGLDEPSQDVAVLISHACQERLKNIVEKLAVIAEHRIDVIKLDPRYEPAKDVRGQIKFLEELDKAEQKRHEELEREMLLRAAKSRSRVEDPEQAKMKARAKEMQRAEMEELRQRDANLTALQAIGPRKKLKLDGETVSSGAGSSGGGVLSSSGSAPTTLRPRIKRVNLRDMLFYMEQEREFCRSSMLFKTYLK
- the LOC117140297 gene encoding transcription initiation factor TFIID subunit 4 isoform X6; its protein translation is MNTSQTAAGNRITFTSQPLPNGTISIAGNPGAVISTAQLPNTTTIKTIQAGIGGQHQGLQQVHHVQQQQQSQQQQQQQQQQTQSAGQPLLNSMLPAGVVVGMRHQAPSQQQQKNVPTNPLSRVVINSHMAGVRPQSPSSMTNTTATSNIIVNSVASSGYANSSQPPHLTQLNAQAPQLPQITQIQTIPAQQSQQQQVNNVSSAGGTATAVSSTTAATTTQQGNTKEKCRKFLANLIELSTREPKPVEKNVRTLIQELVNANVEPEEFCDRLERLLNASPQPCLIGFLKKSLPLLRQALYTKELVIEGIKPPPQHVLGLAGLSQQLPKIQAQIRPIGPSQTTTIGQTQVRMITPNALGTPRPTIGHTTISKQPPNIRLPTAPRLVNTGGIRTQIPSLQVPGQANIVQIRGPQHAQLQRTGSVQIRATTRPPNSVPTANKLTAVKVGQTQIKAITPSLHPPSLAAISGGPPPTPTLSVLSTLNSASTTTLPIPSLPTVHLPPEALRAREQMQNSLNHNSNHFEAKLVEIKAPSLHPPHMERINASLTPIGAKTMARPPPAINKAIGKKKRDAMEMDAKLNTSSGAAGSAANSFFQQSSMSSMYGDDDINDVAAMGGVNLAEESQRILGCTENIGTQIRSCKDEVFLNLPSLQARIRAITSEAGLDEPSQDVAVLISHACQERLKNIVEKLAVIAEHRIDVIKLDPRYEPAKDVRGQIKFLEELDKAEQKRHEELEREMLLRAAKSRSRVEDPEQAKMKARAKEMQRAEMEELRQRDANLTALQAIGPRKKLKLDGETVSSGAGSSGGGVLSSSGSAPTTLRPRIKRVNLRDMLFYMEQEREFCRSSMLFKTYLK
- the LOC117140297 gene encoding transcription initiation factor TFIID subunit 4 isoform X4 → MNTSQTAAGNRITFTSQPLPNGTISIAGNPGAVISTAQLPNTTTIKTIQAGIGGQHQGLQQVHHVQQQQQSQQQQQQQQQQTQSAGQPLLNSMLPAGVVVGMRHQAPSQQQQKNVPTNPLSRVVINSHMAGVRPQSPSITLSTLNTGQTPALLVKTDNGFQLLRVGTTTGPPTVTQTITNTSNNSNTTSTTNHPTTTQIRLQTVPAAASMTNTTATSNIIVNSVASSGYANSSQPPHLTQLNAQAPQLPQITQIQTIPAQQSQQQQVNNVSSAGGTATAVSSTTAATTTQQGNTKEKCRKFLANLIELSTREPKPVEKNVRTLIQELVNANVEPEEFCDRLERLLNASPQPCLIGFLKKSLPLLRQALYTKELVIEGIKPPPQHVLGLAGLSQQLPKIQAQIRPIGPSQTTTIGQTQVRMITPNALGTPRPTIGHTTISKQPPNIRLPTAPRLVNTGGIRTQIPSLQVPGQANIVQIRGPQHAQLQRTGSVQIRATTRPPNSVPTANKLTAVKVGQTQIKAITPSLHPPSLAAISGGPPPTPTLSVLSTLNSASTTTLPIPSLPTVHLPPEALRAREQMQNSLNHNSNHFEAKLVEIKAPSLHPPHMERINASLTPIGAKTMARPPPAINKAIGKKKRDAMEMDAKLNTSSGAAGSAANSFFQQSSMSSMYGDDDINDVAAMGGVNLAEESQRILGCTENIGTQIRSCKDEVFLNLPSLQARIRAITSEAGLDEPSQDVAVLISHACQERLKNIVEKLAVIAEHRIDVIKLDPRYEPAKDVRGQIKFLEELDKAEQKRHEELEREMLLRAAKSRSRVEDPEQAKMKARAKEMQRAEMEELRQRDANLTALQAIGPRKKLKLDGETVSSGAGSSGGGVLSSSGSAPTTLRPRIKRVNLRDMLFYMEQEREFCRSSMLFKTYLK